The genome window GCATATAGAAGAGAAATAGTCAATAGATAGCAATAATTACTGTAATCATATTCATAATACTAGGAGTAGTAGTAATACAATCCCTCAAATAGGCTAATACCTGGGTTGTTCCAGACAAGGCTTCATAATGACATTATCAAATGGCAGTAAAGTGAACAGATCTGAGATCTGACTTAGCTGGAATATAAGGTCACTGTAGCCTTTGATATCACAACTACATTCCATTACTTGTTCATCACTGCATCTGAAGCGTGGGAAATGCAGACTATTCTTCTTTCAGCACGTTTCaagtttttttacatttgacaCAGGTTTTATTAATGCCTGAGTGTAATTTACGAATCTGGGATGTTATATGCtgaaccaaccaaccaaccaaccaactaaataaatatataaaacatatagtGCAGCCACTCTGCAAATTTATATACCGTAAAGGAAATTTGATTCTAGATGCTATTCTGCCATTTCTGTTTAGTTGCTGCTCTGAGGAAGTAGTAAACTAGAAAACTAAACCCCCTCCTTTCCGCTCTTTAGTCTGCAAAATCAAATCAAGCTCCGCTGCAATCTGTCACACAAACCCCTGTCTGGGACAACCACACAGAAggaaaaattacaaaataaaagaataaaaaaaaaatccactatACTCATCTAGATCAGCAATACATCTCATATAGCAATACCTCAGTTACAAGAAGTTTTTCTATGTAATCAATACAGGTTGTCAGGTTATATATTTATTAAGCTTAACCGCTAAGTTATcaattattagtagtagtatagtagtatagCAATATTTGAAAATATGTATAATATGCATGTATACATATCTGAATATAGACATACCTCCATCCACAATAAAGGCTACAATAAGATGGCAACGGAtatcctgcctctgtctgtgtgcgtgtgtgtgcgcatgtatGTGTTGTTTATAGGCACAATGTGTGGTGCGAATTTGTTTCCCATTTTAAGCTAGAAGTTTATGTTAGGGGCTGCTATTAACCATcggggtgggggaggggaaCTTTGGGTGCTTACAAGAAAAACAGGTTTCCATTTAAAGGCTGAGCATCGTTGGTTTTCAGTGAAAAAATGACCCCAGTTCAACTGAAGAAGTGGCAACTTGCCCACACcaaaattattatatattcttAATTGTCACAAAAATGGAACATTCATAATACTTACTAGTACTTTCCCCCAAAACTAAAAAGTGTTTTCACTTTGCATCAATCTGGGTCAGGTCATCATTTCCTAATGGCGTCTGTGGTCTGAATGGACCCATTACTGAGAGAAGCTCCAGCCCAGAGTCTGTATGAGTGCTGCAGTCGTTATTAATCTAGCCTCCTCCTACATTGCCACATCTGTCAGATTTCAAAGAGCAGCAAATAGCTGCTTGGTTACTTTGGCAAGACTTCAAGCCACTAGTTTGTTGTACCTTAACATACGGATATTAGAAGATTATCTTCTGACAACGTGAACCATTATTGTATTATGCGTCTGTGCTAGTCCCATGCAGGAACTGTTGGCAAGCAGGAATAGAAAATCAGCTGTCAACGGAGCTGTTACTATCAATAAAGACGAGAAAGGGAGGAAACTAACGTTGCAAGTTTTGGGCATGTAACTTTACCACCGCAACGATTTGACTAATTGATGACTAATTTCACTGTTTTAAGGCCCATTCAGGCGTTACATTCATAACGTTCTACCAATATGGCAGAAAATATAACAAGGAAGTAAATCCTCttagaaaaaaaattacacTCAAAGTGATTAATCTCCAGAAAACGTACTCCTCTCACTTTAATCCCATGAAGGAGGGAGATTACAATTTGGTTTTAACATCTTTTAGAGCAGTGTCCTTCAAGAACCTCTTTTACCTAGTTTCTTTTGTTGTGACTGTCTACAACACTGCGAGCTTGGTATTCTTTGCACTCCATTTTTAAAATATCGACCTTGTGTGTGAGAGTGCTACGTTTTAAGTTCTCACCAAGCACTGTATACGAGCTGCGACCAGCGCACCCATACGACTATTGTGTCAGTGCTGTGTGGGCTAAAAGAGGCACCTGGTGGACACCTTTGCTCAGTCCAAAAAGGACTTGGGAATACTAGTTGATTATTGTCGGCAGAGTGAAGCTAGTTCTCAGTGGAGTTTCTGCAATATCCTCTGCTGGATGGAAACCTAAAAAAGGTGCTACTGCAACATGTTATAAACCAAAATACTAAAGCTAATCATGTTTTACTAACAAagcttttgttttatgttcatCGGTGCCTGTGAGTTGTGTGTGGAGTGTATgttattgcgtgtgtgtgtgtatattggGGTGGGGTTAACTTTTCTGCTGTGCATCCAACTGCTCTCTGCTGGCAAGATGCATTAGAGGTCACACTGGTGAGTTGAGAGACTGTTCACTTGTAGCTGGTGTGGCAGGCCTGGACTTAGCAACACTCAGAGGTCGTCGCCGTCGGACAGCCGCCGGCCTCCCTGAAACAACAGTCAGCACAACTTATTTTTCACATACACTTGGccaaaaaacactgaaaagatGGGCAGCAGATTTAATTTCTCTGGATAATGCAACAATGTAACCAACCATGCTTTCTGTGTAATCTGCAGATATGGTGACTTGCTTGTCCTCCGGAGGCGGCGTGACAGCAGAGCTATCTGTGCGTCTGCTCTGATTAGTGAGCTGTAGCCACAGTTCATACATCTGCTGCATGTCTCTTACTGCAGAGGTATCATAGAGACAAGGAAGAGAACCTCAGAAACACCTAATTAATGTGTACAATACAACTCAAACACCACTTCAGACTTCAGGTCCTGATGCACTGACCTCAACAAGCAACCAAATACTTACAGTTGTTATTTTTCATGTATGTCCAGACATCCCTCTCTTCCAGACTGTGGGCAAATGAGCAGTTTCCAATGTAGTGGCACTTCTTCTGCTTCATTACATGGACACACATCTAGATGAAAAAGAGCAATGCTAATAAAGAAACAGCATGTCCAGTGCTCTTGCATGTAGGCAGCAACACTGCTCCTTGCAGCAAAAGTATGCAGACCAACTACTTGCAGTGATAGTGATGGTAATTATAGATTGTAAACATCACTCTTTaaacaacatttgttttcaAGTACAAAATCAGTCAGATTCTGCATGCGAGTGATGAGGAAAGCATGTATGGGGACTCACATCATATTGCTGTGGATAGGTACGAGAGAAGGGCAGAGGCCGAACAACAACCCACTTCTTTTTCTCAAACGACTTCACTAGCAGAACACGGCGCTCCTTTGTCCAGCTGAAAAGACAAGACAACatgaaatcaaacaaaaaagacTTGTGCCTAAAAGGAGGTAGCAGAGTAAACAAGACGGACAGGCCTCACCTGTGCCGTGCTTTGGCAGTGCAGTACTTGAGGTTCTTGTCGGGCTCGTTCACCTGCCCTTCTCTCCAGCACTGGCCGCAAACAAACTTCATTTTTAAGTTGAGAGGTCTTCCGCGTCCAGCTACTGCTCCTAACCCTCCCACTGGGCTTACGCCACCACCCAAGCCATCGCCCCCAGCTCCCCCAACCCCACCTCCCATTCCCATGACTCCTCCGGGAGGTAAGCTGCTGTTCGGATGAGGTGTATGGATTGGCTGAAAGACACAAAGTTAACGTTGATAAATGTGTGAATACATTTTTGCTGAACTATTTTGTTACGAGACGACCGTTTTCTTAATTCCATTTTATACTCCTCACCTTTTGCTGCTTCTGCGCGTTCTGCTCCAGCCTTTGCCAGTGCCTCTTGGATTCCTGCACCATCTCTTCATGGGTGATGCCTTGAAGAAACATTGGAACTACTCAGTTAAAAGCTCCGACTTCACTAGACAATGCTGATGTCTGCAGACGCTGTTCTAAGTACCAGTATCCTGCTGTAGAACCCAGCATTTGAGCTCAATGACAGAGTGTGCAAATGAGCAGCTGTCCTCCCGCTGGCAGCCGTACCGAACCTCGTGACGACACACATCGAACTGGCAGAGAGGGTGCAGGGAACGCACCTTACTGTAGCGTACATTGGCAGACCTCACGACATGCACCAGGCACCTGAGTGACAGTACAATGGTATATATAGAGTGTTTTATATATGGTTCTaagaattttttaaaaatatgaaccaAACACAAATtgtacacatttactgtaacaaaaCCACCAGATAAAAACACTGACTTGTTATCGTCGAATGGATGTCGAGCGGTGAGGTTTGAACAGACTGCTAAGTTTTCTTTGCTGCGTTTGCTGATAATACGAGGCTTACTGTCAAAACATTCCTGTTGAAAAGAATCCCAGTGAGTCGAAGACAAAAGCAGATGTAAATGAATAGGAAAGCAGACTGTGACCTCACCTCACAGAGGAACATAAACATGCCCatatgaagctgcagcagcctagTGACACTGAGAGCCCGCCTCTCTGTGCTGCCCAGCGGGTCGAAAAGCAGCTCTCGGCTCAGCGCTCCCTTTCTTTCCTGCGTCCACACGTCAATCTCCTCCTGGCAGTAGGCGAACGTACAGTTTTCGCCATACTGGCACTCCTGACGCTCCTGCACCTCTACAGGACCCAGAAAGGagaaataaacatgtaaaaaCACAGGTTCACTTCATTCTAATTTACAAACACAAAGGTTATAAAGCGTTTAATTATCTTTCAGTATGAACAAAGGCATTACATCAGTGGCATCAGGAATAATGTTAGTCAGATTTAtgtaaattttaattttactgtGAGATGAGACTGGGACATGAACATGAATATGTTTGCTCTCTAAAATAACCTTAACTTTTGCAAAGATCAGACAGCTGTCATTTTTCAATGCTTGCACACCACACCTTTACACAGGACAAATGCTCCCAGGAAGTTGTTTCGTGCAGGTCGTGGCCGGATCCTTTTCCAGGTGGGGTCATCTGTGTTTTTCAGACGGCATAGCAGCACATCTCTCTTGCAGCGGTGTGCTGCCTCCGGCTGATACTTATAGTCCATCACCCGTGGACCTGTGAGCAGTAGGATGAAAGAAAAGGTAAGATTGGAGACTCATCTTAATGGCTACTGATGCATAGATGCATAGGTAGATGGGAGAAAGTGACCTGAACCAACCTATTCGACTGTAACAGGCATGACATGCCTGGCGAAACTCATGTGTGGCTGCCAGAGGATTCCTTGAGAGCAGGGAGAGGTTGGTTCCTGCTGGACCATTCtggggaaaaataaataaagtggtcACATATAAACAAAATGATATTCAGCAGAATTtttatggtaaaaaaaaaaaactaagaaaACAAATATCTTCACTTGTGTACATCACTTACTGCATGTGTAGTACTGTGGTTGCGCATTCCAGGAATAAAGCTGTGACACACTCGTCCCCCTAATGACCAGAGATACAAAGACCCTAATGTCAGACAGTAGACCTTAATGTGCTGACTCACATGGTCAATGTATGGAAAGCAAACTACATACTATAGCAAACTATGTACACAAGCATGCAAAGACCCTGAACTGGGTCAAAATTAAACAAACTAACAGCAATTAAAACCAAATCTGAAATGGAAAGCACCAGGTACTGCTTATTGATTCTGAGATGTGGAACTAGTGCAATGCGTGAGTTCAGACATGACATGAAATGCATAGGTAGCGTTACAGGCTCCAATGGTATGAGAAAGACGGAGATTAGAAAACAGTGAAAGTCTGACATTGCAAAACAGCTGTAACAGCATCTGTGTTGAAATTACTGGATCCTTTTTCAGGACTTCAAAGATAAAACAAAAGGATTGATAAAAACAATTACAATGAAACCCAAATAATAATACCCagcattattatattatattacatttgCATCCACGGTCATAGCACAGCAGATAATTGCAACATTAAAAATTAGTTAGGACATTATCAGGTAATattcacaaagaaaacaaatgatgaCGTTTACCACTTAGCTCACCAGGGAGAGTGTACTCAGACAACGAGTCTAGCCCACCAGCAATGACGCCTGCCTTCCCTTCTCCATCCATAGCTCCTGTGGAAAACCCTTCCAGTGCGTCCTGCGCCTGGGTGGAGCCCTGGTCTCGCTGGGACAGCTGCGCATAAGGCTCCAGAGCATTTAAATCACtgagggaggagctgaagaaagcTGAGGGGAGCTGTGGCGATGGGGCTGGAAGGTTAGGGGAGTATGGAGGCCGGAGACCAACGGCAGTGTTGGGAAGGTTGGTGGGAATGGCACCCTGGACTGGACTctgcaataaaaaacacacagaaatttCAGACTGCTCAAAGACTGCTATCTGCTATTACCATTtgaataataacaaaaacagaagaaaatatCTTTCAGTCACCTCACTGACTTTCTTGGGAATGCATTCCAGAAGACTGTCTAGTTGGTCTTTCATAGCGCTGCTGCATTCGTCCATGTGCTCAGACACTGGAACGGAGTACGGCATGGGAGGCAGGGCCTGGCTGCTGGGGCTCTCTGACAGGTCAGTACATGAGGTTACAACAGGACTTGCGGGTTCGTCACTCACTGGGATAGGTGTAGCCAAAGGAGCAGGGATGCACTGTGCACTGGACAGGTCTGCAGAAGGAGAACAGTAAAGGTCATGAGGGAATAAATGTTAGAGTTAGAAGTCCGATGTGTGCAAGGAGTGTAAATTTATCATACCTTGTCCAATATCTCCCAGAAATTCCAACCCATTTGAAGAAATctgtaagaaagaaaaaatcaatataaaaactattattaactgatcacaTTACAAAAATCCACATGATGACCAACAGCTACTACCTCTCCCGTAGGTGGAGAAGTCTCCCCATGACTCTCCCCTTCTGTGGGTGTGGACTCTGTCTGAGGGCTGATGTAGGCTTTACGACCCTTCAGACCCAGCTTATTGGCCAGATCCTGAGCAAGCTCGCTGACTTGTCGGTCCTGAAAGGTGAATTTCAGGTGAACTTTGTTTCATTAATCTGCAAGTGAACTACAATGAGAAACACAGCCTGTAACGTaatcaaagaaaaaaatgacTAAGTATGTGTGTAGACGGTGAAATCTGTCATTCTATATACAACTTCTGCcttaaccacacacacgcaccattGCAAGTATTACATACTTATTAAAagataataattaaattaactAGAGTTACTTTCAATATTAGTACTGATGACATACATGTGGAGCTGTGAGTAGACATTTGGTTCCACACTCGTAGGCCTCTCTGAATCGTCCCAACTCCCTTAGACAGATTGCTTTGCGGTACAAAGCCCTGCGACTGCCCTCTGACACGCACAATGCACTGTCACAGTCCTGAACACCGCGATCATATTCCCTCTGAGAGAAAGAATAAACAGGTTAGCAAAAAGAACAGGAAGCTACTGTTACTAATGTACATTTGTGATACTGAGAAGCCGCAACAataatgctaataaatgtgCTATATGTAGTTTTCTAAATCTTGCTCCTTGCAGTCACAAAAATATCTCTAAcgccaacaacaacaatctaATTAAGTAAGCTTTGGCAACATTCCATTGATGTTGTGCACAATTAAACTGTAACTGACCTCAAACATGTGAcacataaatgtaaaaacaaattcCTATTCCAACAGCGGGCTGTGCAGGTGACACCACTTCCACCTACTTACCATCTGGTAGTATGCAGCGGCCCTGTTGACATACAAGCTCTCCAGCAGCTCATGGGGGATGACAAGGGCCTCCGCCTGGGCATAGCGGGCAACACTGATTCCCTCCCCATACTGCTGGGTGGCCTGGCGCCAGTCTCCATCCCTGAAGCAGGAGTTACCTTCATCCAGCAGGTTACACACCAGCTGGGTCAGAAAAGCCTAAGGGGACATGATAAACAAAGATAAGAGGGCTTGAGAGGTGGAAGGAGAGGGTGGAGTATATAATTATGAGGTCAAAAGAAGTATAAATGTAGAAGACCAGTAAAAAACTTCTATTTTCTTATGTTTATATCCAGATAATGAGAATAACAAAAACAGATCATGATGTGATCAGGATGAAGTCTATATATTACACTGCTGCTACAAACTTGTAAATGGAAAAtctgaccaaaaaaaaaaaaacacagtcgAGCAAACCTCATAACTCTCTGGCTCTGGGAAAGGCAACGACGAcctgcaaacaaaacacaagtaaTAGTTGGTTTGTTGCACAAAATACCACATTAAAAGTTGTTTAAAGTTGTATTAGTTCTTTACATACTGGATAAAGCTCATTGCTTTCTGGATCTCCTCTCGTCGTTTCTGTCGCTCGGGATCCATAGCCTGTGGGTTAATTGCAGACGATTAACCGTTGTTGATAGCTGCATCAGCTGCACCGAAAATATCCTCGCATCGAGTGTGAATCCTGGATAATGTCATGATCTGAACGCATTACGAACTTCTTTGTGGTTGTTAAACACTTCCAGCAAGT of Betta splendens chromosome 19, fBetSpl5.4, whole genome shotgun sequence contains these proteins:
- the zc3h7bb gene encoding zinc finger CCCH domain-containing protein 7B isoform X1, which translates into the protein MDPERQKRREEIQKAMSFIQSSLPFPEPESYEAFLTQLVCNLLDEGNSCFRDGDWRQATQQYGEGISVARYAQAEALVIPHELLESLYVNRAAAYYQMREYDRGVQDCDSALCVSEGSRRALYRKAICLRELGRFREAYECGTKCLLTAPHDRQVSELAQDLANKLGLKGRKAYISPQTESTPTEGESHGETSPPTGEISSNGLEFLGDIGQDLSSAQCIPAPLATPIPVSDEPASPVVTSCTDLSESPSSQALPPMPYSVPVSEHMDECSSAMKDQLDSLLECIPKKVSESPVQGAIPTNLPNTAVGLRPPYSPNLPAPSPQLPSAFFSSSLSDLNALEPYAQLSQRDQGSTQAQDALEGFSTGAMDGEGKAGVIAGGLDSLSEYTLPGELSGGRVCHSFIPGMRNHSTTHANGPAGTNLSLLSRNPLAATHEFRQACHACYSRIGPRVMDYKYQPEAAHRCKRDVLLCRLKNTDDPTWKRIRPRPARNNFLGAFVLCKEVQERQECQYGENCTFAYCQEEIDVWTQERKGALSRELLFDPLGSTERRALSVTRLLQLHMGMFMFLCEECFDSKPRIISKRSKENLAVCSNLTARHPFDDNKCLVHVVRSANVRYSKVRSLHPLCQFDVCRHEVRYGCQREDSCSFAHSVIELKCWVLQQDTGITHEEMVQESKRHWQRLEQNAQKQQKPIHTPHPNSSLPPGGVMGMGGGVGGAGGDGLGGGVSPVGGLGAVAGRGRPLNLKMKFVCGQCWREGQVNEPDKNLKYCTAKARHSWTKERRVLLVKSFEKKKWVVVRPLPFSRTYPQQYDMCVHVMKQKKCHYIGNCSFAHSLEERDVWTYMKNNNLRDMQQMYELWLQLTNQSRRTDSSAVTPPPEDKQVTISADYTESMGGRRLSDGDDL
- the zc3h7bb gene encoding zinc finger CCCH domain-containing protein 7B isoform X2; amino-acid sequence: MDPERQKRREEIQKAMSFIQSSLPFPEPESYEAFLTQLVCNLLDEGNSCFRDGDWRQATQQYGEGISVARYAQAEALVIPHELLESLYVNRAAAYYQMREYDRGVQDCDSALCVSEGSRRALYRKAICLRELGRFREAYECGTKCLLTAPHDRQVSELAQDLANKLGLKGRKAYISPQTESTPTEGESHGETSPPTGEISSNGLEFLGDIGQDLSSAQCIPAPLATPIPVSDEPASPVVTSCTDLSESPSSQALPPMPYSVPVSEHMDECSSAMKDQLDSLLECIPKKVSESPVQGAIPTNLPNTAVGLRPPYSPNLPAPSPQLPSAFFSSSLSDLNALEPYAQLSQRDQGSTQAQDALEGFSTGAMDGEGKAGVIAGGLDSLSEYTLPGGRVCHSFIPGMRNHSTTHANGPAGTNLSLLSRNPLAATHEFRQACHACYSRIGPRVMDYKYQPEAAHRCKRDVLLCRLKNTDDPTWKRIRPRPARNNFLGAFVLCKEVQERQECQYGENCTFAYCQEEIDVWTQERKGALSRELLFDPLGSTERRALSVTRLLQLHMGMFMFLCEECFDSKPRIISKRSKENLAVCSNLTARHPFDDNKCLVHVVRSANVRYSKVRSLHPLCQFDVCRHEVRYGCQREDSCSFAHSVIELKCWVLQQDTGITHEEMVQESKRHWQRLEQNAQKQQKPIHTPHPNSSLPPGGVMGMGGGVGGAGGDGLGGGVSPVGGLGAVAGRGRPLNLKMKFVCGQCWREGQVNEPDKNLKYCTAKARHSWTKERRVLLVKSFEKKKWVVVRPLPFSRTYPQQYDMCVHVMKQKKCHYIGNCSFAHSLEERDVWTYMKNNNLRDMQQMYELWLQLTNQSRRTDSSAVTPPPEDKQVTISADYTESMGGRRLSDGDDL